CGTCGATCCCGCCACGGGGCTGCCGGTGCTTTCCCGGCAGCCCGTGGGGGGAAGCAAGCGCGCGCTGCTGCAGTTCGAGCTGGGGCTTCCGCTCGGGCGCACGGCCACCCTGGCCGGTTTCCTCGATGCGGGCGGCGTCTACGACACCGGCGTCGACATCAATTGGGCCGATGCCCGCGTCTCCGCGGGGCTCGAGTTCCGCGTCTACCTTCCGGTCTTCCAGGCGCCGATCCGGCTGATCTACGGCTGGCCGGTGCGGTACAAGACGGGCGACCCGACGAGCCGCTTCCAGTTCGCGATCGGCCTGCCCTTCTGAGGACCGCTCAGCGGGAAGGATCCGGAGAAATCTCGAGCTCGTCGGCCGCCGCGACGATGGCGCGGGCGAGGCGGTCGGCGACGCCGGTGGGGGCGGGCCGGTCGGCGGCGCCGTTGACCAGCACGGCGAAGGCGACCGGCCGGCCGCCGCGCGTCCACGCGTAACCGGCGAGGGCGGCGACGCCGCGCAGCGATCCCGTCTTCGCCCGGAGCCGGCCGCGCAGCCCCCCCAGGCGGCCGGCGAGCGAGCCGTCCTCGCCGGCGCGGGGGAGCGCGACCAGGAGCTCCGGACCCCACGCCGGGCGCTCCCAGGCGCGCAGCAGGACCGAGACCAGCGCGTCGGCGGTCAGCCGGTCGGAGGGCGCCAGTCCCGAACCGTCCCGCAGCTCCAGGCCGCGAAGGGGCACCTTCCAGGCGGCCAGGCACTCGCGAAGCCGCAGGAGCCCGTCGCCGGTGGAGGCGCGGGGAACGCCGTCGGCCGCCGCGAGGCCCCGGAGCACCGTTTCCGCCGCCCCGTTCAAGGAGTGCTTCAGGAGCGCGCGGATCACGGTGGCGAGGTCGGGGCTCGCGCGCCGTCCCAGCGGACGGGCGTCGGGCGGCGCCGTTCCGCGGTCCACCCCCCCGGCGAGCTCGATCCCGGCCGCCGGGGCCAGTTCGGCCGCGGCCGCGAGGAAGGCGGCGGCCGGATCCTCGAGCCGGACCCAGCGCCGGAACGGCGGGGAGCCGAGACCGATGGTCCCGCGCAGGGCGAGCCGCGCGCGCCCGTCGGGCCGGCGGGTCACGGAGACCTCGATGCGGGTCGCGTCCGCCGTGCGCACGGAGTTCACGACCTCGATCCCGGCGCGCACGGGGAAGAGGCCGACGGCGGCGGGCGCCCCGCGCCGGCCTGCCGGGCGGACGATCGCCTCGACGGAGTTCCACGCGAGCGAGAGGGCGCCCTGCTCGGCGTCGTAGGGGTCGGGAGCGCGCTCCGCCGGCCAGGAAGGAGGACGTCCCGCCGCCTCGAGCCTTCCGGCGTCGCCGACGAGGGGACCCTCGATCCGGCGCAGCCCGAGGGCGCGCAGCTCGCGGAGCGCGGCCCACAGATCTTCCGCGCGCAGCAGCGGGTCGCCGCCGCCGACGGCCCAGAGGGGGCCGTGCAGCGTGCCGCCGGCATCGGGCGTGCCGCGGGCGACGAACTCGGTGTCGAACCGGTAGGCGGGACCGAGCCGCTCGAGCGCGCAGGCGGCGGTGAGCAGCTTCATCACCGACGCCGGCCTCATCGGCGCCGCCGCGCGATACCGGGCCAGCACCGGTCCCCCGGGGAATCGCGCGGCGAGCCCCACGGCGAGGTGCCTTGCCTCCGCCGAACGCACCTCCCGGGCCACGGCGGGAGGGAGCGGCGAGGCCGACGGAGCGGCGGCGAGGAGAGCGAGGACGAGGCCGGCCGGTGACATCGGTCCGATGATACGGCCTCGCGGGACGGAGGGGCGGCTGCTAGGATGCGCCCCTTGTCCGTCCCGCGCGCCGCCGAGGCGGCGCGCGTAGCGGCCGCGGCCGATCTCGGGCACCGCCAGCGGCCGGGAGGTCAGACGGTGAACGTCCACGAGTACCAGGCCAAGGAGATTCTCGCGCGCTTCGGCGTCCCGGTTCCGGAGGGGCGGGTGGCGACCACGCCGGAGGAGGCCCGCGCCGCCGCCGAGGCGCTGGGGGGGCGCGTCGTCGTCAAGGCCCAGATTCACGCCGGGGGGCGCGGCAAGGCGGGCGGCGTCAAGCTGGCCGACGGCCCCGAAGAGGCCGAGCGCGCCGCGGCGGGCATGCTGGGACGGGCGCTGGTCACCCCCCAGACCGGGCTGCAGGGCCGCGTGGTCCGCAAGGTCTACGTGACGCGTGCGCTCGACATCGCGCACGAGTACTACCTTTCGCTGCTCGTCGACCGGGCCCAGGCGAAGATCCTGGTGATGGCCTCCGCGGAGGGCGGCGTCGAGATCGAGAAGGTGGCCGCGGAGTCCCCCGAGAAGCTGCTCAAGCTCCACGTCGATCCGGTCACCGGATACCAGGGCTGGCTCGGCCGCAGGCTCGGCTTCGGTCTCGGCCTGGACGCGCGCCAGGTCCGCGCCTTCGACGGCATGCTCCGGGCGCTGGTCCGCTGCTTCGAGGAGACGGACGCCTCGTTGATCGAGATCAACCCCCTGGTGACGACGCCGGACGGCAGCCTGTTCGCGCTCGACGCCAAGCTCAACTTCGACGACAACGCGCTGTACCGCCACGAGGAGATCGCCGCCATGCGCGATCCGGGGGAGGAGGATCCGCTGGAGGTGGAGGCCTCCGAGGCGGGCCTGAACTACATCAAGCTCGACGGCTCGGTCGGCTGCATGGTGAACGGAGCGGGGCTCGCGATGGCGACGATGGACATCATCGACCTCGCCGGCGCGCGCCCCGCGAACTTCCTCGACGTCGGGGGCGGCGCGTCGAAGGAAGCGGTGGCGAAGGCCTTCAGGATCCTGCTGCGGGATCCGGACGTCCGCGCGGTGCTGGTGAACATCTTCGGCGGGATCGTCCGCTGCGACCGCGTGGCCCAGGGGATCGTCGACGCCGCCCGCGAGGTGGAGCTGACCGTTCCGCTCGTCGTCCGGCTCCAGGGGACGAACGCCGCCGAGGCGCGGAAGCTCCTCGCCGACTCCGGGCTCGAGTTGGAGGTCGCCGAGGCGCTGGACGAAGCGGCGCGCGCCGTCGTCGCCGCCGCGGGAGGTGCGCGATGAGCGTCCTGGTCGACGCGGGGACGCGGGTCCTCGTCCAGGGGATGACCGGCTCCGAGGGAACGTTCCACACCCGCCAGATGATCGCCGCGGGGACGCGAGTGGTGGCGGGCGTCACGCCGGGGAAGGGGGGCACCGTCCACGAGGGCGTCCCGGTGTTCGACACCGTTCAGGAGGCGGTGGAGCGGACCGGGGCGAACGCGTCGGTCGTGTTCGTGCCGGCGCGCTTCGCCGCCGACGCGATCCTCGAGGCGGTGGCCGCGGAGATCCCGCTCGTCGTCGCGATCACCGAGGGGATCCCGGTGCTCGACATGCTGCGCGTCAAGAACGCGCTCGCGCGCAGCCGGACCCGTCTCATCGGACCCAACTGCCCCGGCATCATCACGCCCGGCCGGTGCAAGATCGGCATCATGCCCGCCGAGATCCACCGCCCCGGGACGATCGGCGTCCTCTCGCGGTCCGGAACGCTGACCTACGAGGCGGTCGACCAGCTCACCCGCCGCGGGCTCGGGCAGTCGACCTGCATCGGCATCGGAGGCGATCCGATCATCGGCTCGCCCTTCACCTCGCTGCTCCCGCTCTTCGAAGAGGATCCGCAGACCGAGGCGGTGGTGCTCATCGGGGAGATCGGCGGGACCGCCGAGGAGGAGGCGGCCGCGTGGGCGCGGGAGCACATGACGAAGCCGCTCGTCGCCTTCATCGCGGGGGCCACGGCGCCCCCGGGCCGGCGCATGGGCCACGCCGGGGCGATCATCAGCGGCGGCAAGGGCACGGCCGCCGAGAAGAAGCGGGCGCTCCGCGAGGCGGGCGTCACCGTGGTGGATTCGCCGGCGGAGATCGGCGAGACGGTCGCCCGGCTAGTCGGTGCGGCGCCCGCGGGAGGGCGGTGATCCGATGGCGAGGGAGCGGACGTTGGCGATCGTCAAGCCGGACGCGATGCGGAAGAACGCGCTCGGTCCGGCGCTCGCGGCGGCGGCCGAAGCCGGCCTTTCGGTGGTCGCCGTCGAGACCCTGTGGCTGTCCAAGCGCCAGGCGGAGGGATTCTACGCCGTCCACCGGGAGCGGCCGTTCTTCGACTCCCTCACCGATTTCATGTCGTCCGGACCGATCGCGGTGATGGTCCTGGAGGGCGAGGACGCGATCGCCGTGTGGCGCCGGATCCTCGGCGCGACCGACCCGGCGAAAGCGGCTCCGGGGACCCTCCGGGCCCGATTCGGGACCGACATCCAGGCCAACGGCTTCCACGGATCCGACGGTCCGGAGACGGCGGCCTTCGAGATCGCCTACATGTTCCCCGGCCGCGCCCTCTGACCGGTTCGGAACCGGGCGTCTTCAGCGGGCGCTCGCGCGGCCGCGGACCGGCAAGACGAGGAGCTCGCCGCCGGCGAGCGTCGCCCCCGGCGCCCGCCGGTTGAGACGCGCGATCGTCTCGCAGTCCTCGGCGAGATCGCGGCGCGCCGCGCAGAGGGCGGCGATCGTCTGCCCCTCTCGGGCCGGCTCGACCGACAGGACGGCCGGCTCGATGCCGAGCACGTCCGGATCGGTCTCCGGCCGGAAGGAGGCGAGGGAGGCGGCGATGGCCCTTTCGCGGGCGGGGGCGGCGGGATCCCACCTCCCGAGGATCCGGTACAGTCGGCCGCCGTGCAGGACCCACAGCGCCAGCGCCGTCACCGGCGGACCTCCGTCCCGACCCGGCGCGACGATCCGGCCCGCCCAGGCGGGCAGGCCGTTGACGCGGTCGCCCTCCCGCTCGAAGCGCAGCTCCGGGTTCCGGCGGGCCAGCGCCGCGACCCGCGCCTCGGGACTCGAGGCGCCCTCCGCGTCGGGGGCGACCTGCGTGAGCACGATCTGGCCGCGCGGCGCCCGGGGATCGTCGGCGGCCGCCACCAGGCGGGCGCTGTTCTGGACGGACCAGCCGGGCGGGAAGTCGATCCGGAACCGCAGCGCCGGGTGGTGGAAGGTCGAACCGCGAACGAAGCCCTGCCGGGGGTCTTCGCCCCAGACGAGTCCGGACAGGCGCCGGAGGTAGCC
The sequence above is drawn from the Acidobacteriota bacterium genome and encodes:
- the dacB gene encoding D-alanyl-D-alanine carboxypeptidase/D-alanyl-D-alanine-endopeptidase, which encodes MDVHRLTSRPLAVPEIGRGRYARRLGGARDGQGAHPSSRPSVPRGRIIGPMSPAGLVLALLAAAPSASPLPPAVAREVRSAEARHLAVGLAARFPGGPVLARYRAAAPMRPASVMKLLTAACALERLGPAYRFDTEFVARGTPDAGGTLHGPLWAVGGGDPLLRAEDLWAALRELRALGLRRIEGPLVGDAGRLEAAGRPPSWPAERAPDPYDAEQGALSLAWNSVEAIVRPAGRRGAPAAVGLFPVRAGIEVVNSVRTADATRIEVSVTRRPDGRARLALRGTIGLGSPPFRRWVRLEDPAAAFLAAAAELAPAAGIELAGGVDRGTAPPDARPLGRRASPDLATVIRALLKHSLNGAAETVLRGLAAADGVPRASTGDGLLRLRECLAAWKVPLRGLELRDGSGLAPSDRLTADALVSVLLRAWERPAWGPELLVALPRAGEDGSLAGRLGGLRGRLRAKTGSLRGVAALAGYAWTRGGRPVAFAVLVNGAADRPAPTGVADRLARAIVAAADELEISPDPSR
- a CDS encoding ADP-forming succinate--CoA ligase subunit beta; this encodes MNVHEYQAKEILARFGVPVPEGRVATTPEEARAAAEALGGRVVVKAQIHAGGRGKAGGVKLADGPEEAERAAAGMLGRALVTPQTGLQGRVVRKVYVTRALDIAHEYYLSLLVDRAQAKILVMASAEGGVEIEKVAAESPEKLLKLHVDPVTGYQGWLGRRLGFGLGLDARQVRAFDGMLRALVRCFEETDASLIEINPLVTTPDGSLFALDAKLNFDDNALYRHEEIAAMRDPGEEDPLEVEASEAGLNYIKLDGSVGCMVNGAGLAMATMDIIDLAGARPANFLDVGGGASKEAVAKAFRILLRDPDVRAVLVNIFGGIVRCDRVAQGIVDAAREVELTVPLVVRLQGTNAAEARKLLADSGLELEVAEALDEAARAVVAAAGGAR
- the sucD gene encoding succinate--CoA ligase subunit alpha, which gives rise to MSVLVDAGTRVLVQGMTGSEGTFHTRQMIAAGTRVVAGVTPGKGGTVHEGVPVFDTVQEAVERTGANASVVFVPARFAADAILEAVAAEIPLVVAITEGIPVLDMLRVKNALARSRTRLIGPNCPGIITPGRCKIGIMPAEIHRPGTIGVLSRSGTLTYEAVDQLTRRGLGQSTCIGIGGDPIIGSPFTSLLPLFEEDPQTEAVVLIGEIGGTAEEEAAAWAREHMTKPLVAFIAGATAPPGRRMGHAGAIISGGKGTAAEKKRALREAGVTVVDSPAEIGETVARLVGAAPAGGR
- a CDS encoding nucleoside-diphosphate kinase, with amino-acid sequence MARERTLAIVKPDAMRKNALGPALAAAAEAGLSVVAVETLWLSKRQAEGFYAVHRERPFFDSLTDFMSSGPIAVMVLEGEDAIAVWRRILGATDPAKAAPGTLRARFGTDIQANGFHGSDGPETAAFEIAYMFPGRAL